One window of the Carnobacterium maltaromaticum DSM 20342 genome contains the following:
- a CDS encoding PTS sugar transporter subunit IIB, which yields MAIDIRLVRIDDRLIHGQVATVWAKRLDIQRMIVVSDAVTKDNLRKTLLQQAAPPGIKVNVITVAKMIEVYSNKLFDNVRVILLFTNPVEVAKMVQAGIYFPTVNIGAMGYTTGKKMISNTIAIDDDDLKAFTYLDSRGIELEIRKVITDSQQNLMDVLKKAKL from the coding sequence TTGGCGATTGATATCCGCTTAGTAAGAATTGATGATCGACTAATCCATGGGCAAGTTGCCACGGTTTGGGCTAAACGGCTAGATATCCAGCGTATGATCGTGGTTAGTGACGCTGTTACCAAAGATAATCTGCGAAAAACATTGCTTCAACAAGCAGCTCCGCCTGGCATTAAAGTTAATGTCATTACGGTAGCTAAAATGATTGAAGTGTATTCAAATAAATTATTTGATAATGTTCGAGTGATCTTATTGTTTACCAATCCAGTTGAAGTAGCAAAAATGGTTCAAGCAGGTATTTATTTTCCAACAGTAAATATTGGAGCAATGGGCTATACTACAGGAAAGAAAATGATTTCGAATACAATTGCGATTGATGATGATGATTTGAAGGCTTTTACGTATTTAGATAGCCGGGGAATTGAATTAGAGATTCGCAAAGTTATTACCGATAGTCAACAAAACTTGATGGATGTTTTAAAAAAAGCTAAACTTTAG
- a CDS encoding sigma 54-interacting transcriptional regulator codes for MKRIEKIYLFVSKQSKALSREEVASGAGITTKEVAEAFGIQRTNASKDLNELVKDGLLAKIDGRPVRYLECGLVSQTKQSQLKKTPIPTRSKKEYVDIFQKVIGGNGSMKVPIEQAKAAILYPPRGLNCLITGATGSGKTHFAHIMFEFAKDRGLINGHEELVVFNCADYAHNSELLMSHLFGYAAGAFTGANKEKEGLIAKADGGMLFLDEIHRLPPEGQEMIFYFMDNGKYNRLGETAKERQADVRIICATTEDATSYLLSTFIRRIPISIQLPSFNQRQTKEKIDLVKLMVGIEAERIQRKISLTEDVVKALIGSVTYGNVGQLKSNIQLICARSFLSHMDKEEIVITLEDLTEEVKIGLSLLANNRQFLAELAQDLEPIMEVSPDQNLMLPLVDSYELPYNLYEIIDEKAALLKDDGVDQDSINQFIMTDINVHLKSFYKDHRLTFDIEKKLAEIVEQKVIDLTKKIYDVAKAKLNDSFQVNFIYAMSLHISSFLKRHQLDNQGEMNSNDSIRKMVKEYPAEYEVALDIKALILDAYQIEIPLEEVEYLTVLLVSLKKEKPTGRIGIVVAAHGNSTATSMVQVVKQLFGSDNLVAVDMPVEMKPRVALEEIINAVEQVNNGSGVILLVDMGSLGTFSEEIHRRTGILVRTVDMVTTALVLEVARKTELLDTDLDRLFHSLKNFSGYGNNLNQEPEQEVPQANQSLKKAIVAICASGQGTAQRMKDIIEKYLAEVGEKELEVLPISIVEMAAVLKKLQTNYQLIAVTGIVDPKIGVRYIPMELLFSGEAKSILQELVLDAEDIFEPVVLDDQQSWEICQDYLRTNFTFINAEKVMEPFWAFTQKLTEVFLGGLTNQAFTINMIMHLGGMVERIVRQDCLTVPEDQRSDYNLERFQQVKEIAKIVEEALLIKIPPEELYYLVQILNNTLETEVK; via the coding sequence ATGAAGCGAATAGAGAAAATCTATTTATTTGTGAGTAAGCAATCAAAAGCATTAAGTAGAGAAGAAGTGGCTTCTGGAGCGGGAATTACCACAAAAGAAGTAGCAGAAGCTTTTGGGATACAACGTACTAATGCTAGCAAAGATTTAAATGAACTCGTGAAAGATGGTCTATTAGCTAAAATCGATGGTAGACCGGTTCGTTATTTAGAGTGCGGTTTAGTTTCTCAAACCAAACAGAGTCAATTAAAAAAGACTCCTATCCCTACTCGTAGCAAAAAAGAATATGTAGATATTTTTCAAAAAGTGATTGGTGGAAATGGTAGTATGAAAGTGCCGATTGAACAGGCAAAAGCTGCCATTTTATATCCTCCTCGCGGTTTAAATTGCTTGATAACGGGTGCGACGGGTTCTGGTAAAACCCATTTTGCGCATATTATGTTTGAATTTGCTAAGGATAGAGGACTAATTAATGGACATGAAGAATTAGTCGTCTTTAATTGTGCAGATTACGCTCATAACTCTGAATTGTTAATGAGCCATCTTTTTGGTTATGCGGCAGGGGCTTTCACAGGTGCGAACAAAGAGAAAGAAGGATTGATTGCTAAAGCGGATGGCGGGATGCTTTTCCTTGATGAGATTCACAGATTGCCGCCAGAAGGTCAAGAAATGATTTTCTATTTTATGGACAATGGAAAGTACAATAGATTGGGTGAAACAGCCAAGGAACGGCAAGCAGATGTACGGATTATTTGTGCAACGACAGAAGATGCAACTTCCTATTTATTAAGCACATTTATTCGTCGGATTCCAATTAGCATCCAACTTCCTAGTTTTAACCAACGCCAAACGAAAGAGAAAATCGATTTAGTAAAATTAATGGTTGGGATTGAAGCTGAACGCATTCAACGTAAAATATCATTGACTGAAGATGTAGTTAAAGCCCTAATTGGAAGTGTAACGTATGGCAATGTTGGACAACTAAAATCAAATATTCAGCTGATTTGTGCACGCAGTTTTTTAAGCCATATGGACAAAGAAGAAATTGTGATTACATTGGAAGATTTAACCGAAGAAGTTAAAATCGGACTCAGTTTATTAGCCAATAATCGCCAATTTTTAGCAGAATTAGCCCAAGATTTGGAGCCTATTATGGAAGTCTCACCAGATCAAAATCTAATGTTGCCGCTAGTTGATTCTTACGAGCTACCTTACAATTTATATGAAATTATTGATGAAAAAGCAGCATTGCTAAAAGATGATGGTGTGGATCAAGATTCGATTAACCAATTTATTATGACAGATATTAATGTTCATTTAAAATCGTTTTACAAGGATCATCGCCTAACGTTCGATATTGAAAAAAAATTAGCCGAAATTGTCGAGCAAAAAGTCATTGATTTAACGAAGAAAATCTATGATGTGGCTAAGGCTAAACTTAATGATAGTTTTCAGGTCAATTTCATCTATGCTATGAGCCTGCATATCAGCTCTTTCTTAAAACGTCATCAATTAGACAATCAAGGTGAAATGAATAGCAATGACAGTATTCGGAAAATGGTGAAGGAATATCCGGCTGAGTATGAAGTCGCATTAGACATCAAAGCCTTAATTTTAGACGCTTATCAGATTGAAATTCCCCTTGAAGAAGTCGAATACTTGACCGTTTTATTAGTTTCCCTTAAGAAAGAAAAGCCAACGGGACGGATTGGAATTGTGGTGGCGGCTCATGGGAACAGCACCGCAACAAGTATGGTCCAAGTTGTAAAGCAGTTATTTGGTAGCGATAATCTAGTTGCCGTTGATATGCCCGTTGAAATGAAACCTCGAGTTGCTTTAGAAGAAATTATTAATGCTGTAGAGCAGGTTAACAATGGTAGCGGAGTGATTTTACTAGTGGACATGGGTTCATTAGGAACCTTTAGCGAAGAAATTCATCGTCGCACGGGAATTCTAGTACGTACGGTGGATATGGTTACGACGGCATTAGTTTTAGAGGTAGCTAGAAAAACGGAGTTACTAGACACAGATTTAGATCGACTATTTCATTCATTGAAAAACTTCAGTGGGTACGGAAATAATTTAAATCAAGAACCCGAACAAGAAGTCCCACAAGCAAATCAAAGCTTGAAGAAAGCAATTGTCGCAATCTGTGCTTCTGGCCAAGGAACTGCCCAAAGAATGAAAGATATTATTGAAAAGTACCTGGCAGAAGTTGGGGAAAAAGAGCTAGAGGTTTTACCGATATCCATCGTTGAAATGGCTGCTGTATTAAAGAAACTGCAAACAAACTATCAATTAATTGCGGTGACTGGAATTGTGGATCCAAAAATCGGGGTCCGTTATATTCCAATGGAACTCTTATTTTCAGGAGAAGCCAAGAGTATTCTGCAAGAATTAGTGCTAGATGCAGAAGATATTTTTGAACCGGTTGTTTTAGATGATCAACAATCGTGGGAAATTTGTCAAGATTACCTGCGAACAAACTTCACCTTTATCAATGCAGAAAAAGTAATGGAACCTTTTTGGGCATTTACACAAAAATTAACAGAAGTCTTCCTAGGCGGACTAACCAATCAGGCCTTTACAATTAATATGATTATGCACTTAGGTGGAATGGTTGAACGGATAGTCAGACAAGACTGTTTGACAGTACCAGAAGACCAACGCTCTGATTATAACTTGGAACGTTTTCAACAAGTAAAAGAAATTGCAAAAATAGTAGAAGAAGCTTTATTAATTAAAATTCCGCCAGAAGAACTGTATTATCTTGTGCAGATTTTAAACAATACACTAGAAACAGAAGTGAAATAG
- a CDS encoding magnesium transporter CorA family protein, whose translation MKFYHVKTDQDLLNLDQNERSFILCDQEKFKHIYESFNIMKRKEEANEKNLDTIHFESHFDYDVTSFSFFEWQENKLEFEKVYLYFSKDYLIFVCNQNETLFNEIVADIEIDKEIQPNGIDTLTYSYYKSLDHILAKMFVSLENSEQTIADLEMRLLEQMEEGNFETIMQLKSMSFEAKRHLRLLTYIGDQILSNDNNLISEENLKYFKNISTKMSRLYEFGSSLHEKADHLLELYNTSVSEKSNGFLNKLTIITVFTTPIAIFSGIYGMNFVNIPELKFEYGYFVLLGVLLAIITGSYFYLKKSKIL comes from the coding sequence ATGAAATTTTATCATGTAAAAACCGATCAGGATTTGCTCAACCTTGATCAAAATGAGCGTAGTTTTATTTTATGTGACCAAGAAAAATTTAAACATATTTATGAAAGTTTTAATATCATGAAACGTAAAGAAGAAGCCAATGAAAAAAATTTAGATACCATTCACTTCGAGAGTCATTTTGATTATGATGTGACCTCTTTTTCATTTTTTGAATGGCAAGAAAATAAATTAGAATTTGAGAAAGTTTATCTCTATTTTAGTAAAGATTATTTGATTTTTGTCTGTAACCAAAACGAGACCTTATTTAATGAAATCGTAGCAGACATCGAAATTGACAAAGAAATTCAACCCAATGGCATTGATACTTTGACCTACTCTTACTATAAAAGTTTGGACCATATTTTAGCGAAAATGTTTGTTTCTCTAGAAAATAGCGAACAAACCATTGCTGATTTAGAAATGCGTTTATTAGAACAAATGGAGGAAGGTAACTTTGAAACGATTATGCAGTTAAAATCAATGTCCTTTGAAGCAAAACGCCACTTAAGATTACTGACTTATATTGGAGATCAAATTTTGAGTAACGACAATAATTTGATTAGCGAAGAAAATTTAAAATATTTTAAAAATATTTCCACAAAAATGAGTCGTCTATATGAGTTTGGTTCAAGTTTACATGAAAAAGCTGATCACTTATTAGAGCTCTACAACACTTCGGTTAGTGAAAAATCCAATGGATTTTTAAATAAACTAACTATTATAACCGTTTTCACAACACCAATAGCTATTTTTTCTGGAATTTATGGCATGAATTTCGTCAATATTCCTGAATTGAAATTTGAATATGGCTATTTTGTGTTACTTGGTGTTTTACTTGCCATAATCACTGGATCTTATTTTTACTTGAAAAAATCGAAAATATTGTAG
- the msrA gene encoding peptide-methionine (S)-S-oxide reductase MsrA, which translates to MKITQEEVVRELYNLILNSGTREWERTLLMTTRNALENQANFEDQLAKLESELRPLASRNNLTPDVTDFYLKLTGDPVGEMKFDMSHHRGKDLAYQERAIFGGGCFWCMVEPFETKPGIISVLSGYTGGHVEHPTYDQVSGGYTGHVEGVEIIFDTRIVSYEELVELYWQLTDPTDALGQFQDRGTQYRPIIFVQNTKQKKIAETSKQQLIESGKYKRPIVTEIQQASIFWPAENYHQQFYKKQPKRYKSIKRARHQLLNYLRLKDKIRSPFNKDTK; encoded by the coding sequence ATGAAAATAACACAGGAGGAAGTAGTAAGAGAGCTTTATAATCTTATATTAAACTCAGGTACGCGTGAGTGGGAAAGAACATTATTAATGACTACAAGGAATGCATTGGAAAACCAGGCTAATTTTGAGGATCAGTTAGCGAAGCTTGAAAGTGAATTACGTCCACTTGCTAGTAGAAATAATTTGACTCCAGATGTTACTGATTTTTATTTGAAACTGACAGGTGACCCAGTAGGTGAAATGAAATTTGATATGTCTCATCATCGTGGTAAAGATTTAGCGTATCAGGAGCGTGCTATCTTTGGCGGTGGTTGTTTTTGGTGCATGGTTGAGCCTTTTGAAACAAAACCTGGAATTATTTCGGTACTGTCTGGTTATACAGGTGGTCATGTTGAACATCCAACTTATGATCAAGTTAGTGGAGGATATACAGGCCATGTAGAAGGTGTGGAAATTATCTTTGATACCCGAATTGTGAGCTATGAAGAGTTGGTTGAACTATACTGGCAACTTACAGATCCAACAGATGCACTTGGTCAATTTCAAGACCGCGGTACACAATATCGACCAATTATTTTTGTACAAAATACTAAACAAAAAAAGATTGCAGAAACTTCGAAGCAACAGTTAATTGAGTCTGGGAAGTATAAACGACCAATCGTAACTGAAATTCAACAGGCTAGTATTTTTTGGCCAGCAGAAAATTATCACCAACAATTTTATAAAAAACAACCTAAAAGATATAAAAGTATTAAACGTGCTCGACATCAATTATTGAATTATTTACGTTTGAAGGATAAAATTCGCTCGCCTTTCAATAAAGATACTAAATAA
- a CDS encoding low temperature requirement protein A, which yields MEKHKVSWLELFYDLVFVVAISSTSHLLTTVNQQPRHFFAITGEYLLMIVPMWWAWAGQTMFLNRYRLILKNPHYYTFIQMFFVMLMTASFNLNFNETYFTFLLGFVGIRVLTIVQYHSVKRCIDNPADKKIIQLLTNYFTFSLVLSSTSLFFTGFPRYFILFFGIFLDIVMPLINRKTLRDSPVDVSHLAERLGLFTLICFGETVVALIAILNGQTMDVSTLLYVIVAFVAISLMWSSYYAHLDWIIDKKQLTNGQLLLYSNLFMLISITLFAAALHLGHHPVLPFRLINLLFIFSFLLFYSTKHFIFIYHPRKKVAKKTVRKIIGLGVFVILFGSTAFVISVTPIWILAVLVVISSLDNLISYEFELEK from the coding sequence TTGGAGAAACATAAAGTCAGTTGGCTGGAATTATTTTATGATTTAGTTTTTGTTGTTGCAATTTCATCAACTAGTCATTTGTTGACCACAGTTAATCAACAACCACGTCATTTTTTTGCTATTACTGGTGAATATTTATTAATGATTGTTCCTATGTGGTGGGCTTGGGCAGGTCAAACAATGTTTTTAAACCGTTATAGATTAATTTTAAAAAACCCTCATTACTATACATTTATTCAAATGTTTTTTGTGATGTTGATGACAGCCAGCTTCAATCTAAATTTTAATGAAACTTATTTTACTTTTTTGCTTGGATTTGTCGGAATCCGCGTGCTAACTATTGTCCAGTACCATTCTGTAAAACGTTGCATTGATAATCCAGCAGATAAAAAAATCATTCAACTACTTACAAATTATTTTACATTTTCATTGGTTTTATCTAGCACTTCTTTGTTTTTTACTGGATTTCCGCGTTATTTTATTTTATTTTTTGGAATCTTTTTGGATATTGTGATGCCATTGATTAACCGAAAAACATTACGGGATTCACCTGTTGACGTTAGTCATTTAGCTGAACGTTTAGGTTTATTCACTTTAATTTGTTTTGGAGAGACAGTGGTAGCGTTAATCGCAATTTTAAATGGTCAAACAATGGACGTCTCGACACTTTTATATGTCATTGTTGCTTTTGTGGCAATTAGTTTAATGTGGAGTTCGTACTATGCTCATTTAGATTGGATAATTGATAAAAAACAACTAACGAATGGGCAATTATTGTTGTACAGTAATTTATTTATGTTAATTTCGATTACACTTTTTGCGGCAGCTTTGCATTTAGGTCATCATCCAGTCCTGCCTTTTCGCTTAATAAATCTCTTATTTATCTTTTCTTTTTTATTGTTTTATAGTACGAAACATTTTATTTTTATCTATCATCCTAGAAAAAAAGTTGCTAAAAAAACAGTGAGGAAAATTATCGGATTAGGTGTTTTCGTTATTTTGTTTGGTAGCACTGCCTTTGTAATAAGTGTTACACCTATTTGGATCTTAGCTGTTCTCGTTGTTATATCTTCTTTAGATAATCTCATTTCATATGAATTTGAATTAGAAAAGTAG